From a single Halorussus halophilus genomic region:
- a CDS encoding SLC13 family permease: protein MDTRAELMDGTQRPSRLVRVRRRLVSPHIWGLLLALIVLAVGSVAPVPGVRTDVQRVLAVFLFSVVLWLAKPVPLTIASVTSVCLLFLTGITDSFAEAAAGFASRLVFFLFLLLLLGSAISNVGLADRLAGQLVATASTPRRSYWLLSANILTLAFVMPSGIARTVTFLPIVERLSDRFDCSTDSNFPRASLLVLGQLNPIASLALMTGGGMAILSSEIIRASGEPITWLGWAVHMTPPIVAVYILTTLTIERLYPVDDNARSGPETVSEETNSQGEFLNHQQRVVAGLLVLTILGWVVGSLTGVPTILPPLLAVLVLALPGVKILSSEDVKQLNWGILFLFGAMLSLISVMRDIGAIAFVVDQLLAVVPIGTYSIPIAVAVLLTIILTLRVFFSTASACLAIVLPIVLSLASALGIDGRYLALSVVIVVGSATLLPFHMPPALIVTERGPVTNRDVFVVGVITLAYAVAVIALSWTVYWPLVP from the coding sequence ATGGACACGAGGGCTGAGCTAATGGACGGGACACAGCGTCCGAGCAGACTCGTGCGAGTGCGGCGAAGACTGGTGAGTCCGCACATCTGGGGGCTGTTGTTAGCGCTCATTGTTCTAGCAGTGGGTAGCGTTGCTCCTGTTCCGGGTGTTCGGACCGACGTGCAGCGAGTCCTCGCCGTCTTCCTATTCTCGGTCGTACTGTGGTTAGCGAAACCCGTCCCGTTGACGATTGCGAGCGTCACGAGCGTCTGCCTCCTGTTCCTCACCGGCATCACCGACTCGTTTGCAGAAGCAGCAGCAGGGTTCGCCTCACGCCTCGTGTTCTTTCTCTTTCTCCTACTATTACTTGGGTCCGCTATCTCGAACGTCGGACTCGCAGACCGACTCGCCGGGCAATTGGTGGCGACTGCGTCCACACCCCGCCGGTCCTACTGGCTGCTCTCGGCGAATATACTGACGCTCGCGTTCGTCATGCCCTCCGGAATCGCACGGACCGTTACGTTTCTACCCATCGTCGAGCGACTGAGCGACCGTTTCGACTGTTCGACCGACAGCAACTTTCCACGAGCGTCGCTGCTAGTCCTCGGCCAGCTCAATCCTATCGCCTCGCTCGCGTTGATGACTGGGGGTGGAATGGCGATTCTCTCTTCGGAGATCATCCGAGCGTCGGGCGAACCAATAACGTGGCTCGGATGGGCCGTCCACATGACACCGCCCATCGTCGCCGTCTACATCCTGACGACACTAACCATCGAGCGGTTGTATCCCGTCGATGACAACGCGCGGTCCGGACCAGAGACAGTGTCTGAAGAAACTAACTCCCAAGGAGAATTCCTGAATCACCAACAGCGAGTCGTTGCTGGTCTGCTAGTCCTCACAATTCTCGGCTGGGTGGTCGGGTCGCTGACCGGTGTTCCAACAATCCTCCCGCCACTGCTCGCAGTGCTGGTGCTCGCACTTCCCGGCGTCAAGATACTCTCGTCCGAGGACGTAAAGCAACTCAACTGGGGAATCCTCTTCCTGTTCGGAGCGATGCTCTCACTCATCAGCGTGATGCGTGACATCGGCGCAATAGCGTTCGTCGTGGATCAACTGCTCGCCGTGGTTCCAATCGGGACGTACTCTATCCCAATTGCCGTCGCCGTCTTGCTCACTATCATCCTCACGCTCCGAGTGTTCTTCTCGACGGCCTCCGCCTGCTTGGCAATCGTGCTCCCAATCGTCCTCTCGTTGGCGAGCGCACTAGGCATCGATGGCCGATACCTCGCGCTCTCGGTGGTCATCGTCGTCGGCTCTGCCACGCTTTTGCCCTTCCACATGCCGCCTGCTCTCATCGTGACCGAGCGCGGCCCTGTAACCAATCGGGACGTGTTCGTCGTTGGTGTGATCACGCTCGCCTACGCCGTCGCCGTCATCGCGCTCTCGTGGACCGTCTACTGGCCGCTGGTTCCATAA
- a CDS encoding NAD(P)-dependent oxidoreductase produces the protein MQGLVDQDVQPFEALSDPVSGDIELTTGVEADESAVQAALDGMDVLFTTSRLPISRRVLEDSQLQVVAKLGTGLDNIDLDAASEFGILVTHTPGVNALSVAEHTLGLLLANLRQTSYCQRLLESGHWRDETPVGTQLSGTTVGIVGYGDIGRRFARLLDGFNVTVLATDPYVQPEEAELTGAELTSLDDLLERSDVVTVNAELTEETRGLLGEAEFAAMQSSAVVVNTARGAIVDEIALVDALRDGAIAGAGLDVFESEPLAADSPLHDFDNVTLTPHIAARTKQASVECIDRLATNALALLNGEPVPDRYLAVPPRD, from the coding sequence ATGCAGGGGTTGGTCGACCAAGACGTGCAACCGTTCGAAGCACTCAGTGACCCCGTAAGTGGCGATATTGAGTTGACGACGGGCGTCGAGGCAGACGAATCAGCAGTACAGGCCGCGCTCGATGGAATGGACGTACTCTTCACGACATCTCGACTTCCGATCTCGCGGCGAGTACTCGAAGACTCACAGTTGCAGGTCGTCGCCAAACTGGGCACCGGACTCGACAACATCGACTTGGACGCCGCCAGCGAGTTCGGGATTCTGGTTACGCACACGCCCGGCGTCAACGCGCTGTCGGTTGCAGAGCACACCCTCGGCCTTCTGCTAGCCAACCTTCGCCAGACATCGTACTGTCAACGACTCCTCGAATCCGGCCACTGGCGCGACGAGACGCCCGTCGGAACACAACTGTCTGGAACGACTGTTGGTATCGTCGGCTACGGCGATATCGGCCGTCGGTTTGCACGTCTCTTAGACGGCTTCAACGTCACGGTACTCGCCACTGACCCCTACGTTCAACCGGAGGAAGCTGAGCTCACTGGTGCAGAATTAACCAGCTTAGACGACCTCCTTGAACGAAGCGACGTCGTCACCGTGAACGCTGAGTTAACTGAAGAGACACGAGGTCTGCTTGGCGAAGCGGAATTTGCGGCGATGCAGTCATCGGCAGTCGTAGTGAACACTGCGCGGGGCGCTATCGTGGACGAAATCGCGTTGGTCGATGCACTCCGGGATGGAGCTATCGCTGGTGCCGGGTTGGACGTGTTCGAGTCAGAGCCACTCGCGGCCGATTCGCCGCTCCACGACTTTGACAACGTGACGCTGACGCCACATATCGCGGCGCGGACGAAGCAGGCGAGCGTCGAGTGTATCGACCGGTTGGCGACGAACGCACTCGCGTTGCTGAACGGTGAGCCGGTACCGGACAGGTATCTCGCTGTTCCGCCACGTGACTAG
- a CDS encoding SDR family oxidoreductase gives MGYDLDGNTALVTASSSGLGKASATALAESGANVVVNGRDEDRLQAAVTDIQDVASGRVIGQQGDLTDPDDIERLVETTLDEFGRLDHLVTSAGGPPSGPFLDTSDEDWYHAFDLLVMSVVRIVREAADALGEDDGGTIVTITSRSVKEAIDSLVLSNSVRMGVIGLEKTLSKELAPEVRANAVLPGPHETARMQELVEQSVERDEYDSYEDGLDARGQGIPLGRIGDPMELGTTVAFLCSDQSSFVNGVAIPVDGGAGSSNL, from the coding sequence ATGGGGTACGACCTCGACGGAAACACTGCGCTAGTCACAGCATCGAGTAGCGGTCTGGGCAAAGCATCAGCAACCGCACTTGCAGAAAGCGGAGCGAACGTCGTCGTCAACGGCCGCGACGAAGACCGATTACAGGCCGCTGTCACAGACATACAGGACGTCGCATCAGGACGAGTAATCGGTCAGCAAGGCGACCTCACCGACCCCGACGATATCGAACGACTCGTCGAGACGACGCTGGACGAGTTCGGGCGTCTCGACCACCTCGTCACCTCCGCCGGCGGTCCACCGAGCGGTCCCTTCCTCGACACGAGCGACGAGGACTGGTATCACGCATTCGACCTACTCGTCATGAGTGTCGTCCGCATCGTCCGCGAAGCGGCCGACGCACTCGGCGAAGACGACGGCGGCACCATCGTCACGATAACATCGCGAAGCGTCAAGGAAGCCATCGACTCGTTGGTGCTCTCGAACTCCGTTCGGATGGGCGTCATCGGCCTCGAAAAGACGCTCTCGAAAGAGCTCGCACCCGAGGTCCGGGCGAACGCCGTCCTGCCTGGGCCACACGAGACTGCTCGCATGCAGGAACTCGTCGAGCAGAGCGTCGAACGCGACGAGTACGACTCATACGAAGACGGACTCGACGCTCGCGGTCAAGGGATACCACTCGGTAGAATCGGCGATCCGATGGAACTCGGCACCACTGTCGCGTTCCTCTGCTCGGACCAATCGAGCTTCGTGAACGGTGTCGCCATCCCAGTCGACGGCGGAGCGGGAAGCTCGAACCTCTAG
- a CDS encoding tripartite tricarboxylate transporter TctB family protein: MFVESYTFGDTAGLFPRLTSATVLAGSALLLVRDFLPGPLYSFVAESSELISTPDEAEMYEETDDPPSSDRAVDRPVRPSVFTGAIIVLYALASFLFGMLWMSPLFVVIYSRWFRQRWYTTVGLAVLAYGLAYGFMSVLNLELAEGYLLNMGGVM, encoded by the coding sequence ATGTTCGTAGAGTCGTACACGTTCGGGGACACTGCGGGGTTGTTTCCGCGACTTACGAGTGCGACTGTCCTAGCTGGGTCGGCGCTGTTATTGGTACGTGACTTCCTGCCGGGACCGCTGTACTCGTTCGTCGCAGAGTCCTCGGAGCTTATCAGCACACCAGACGAGGCAGAGATGTACGAGGAGACTGACGACCCACCAAGCAGTGACCGGGCAGTCGATAGACCAGTCCGACCGTCGGTGTTCACCGGAGCGATTATCGTACTGTACGCGCTCGCGTCGTTCCTATTCGGCATGCTCTGGATGTCACCGCTATTTGTCGTCATCTACTCTCGCTGGTTCCGCCAGCGATGGTACACGACTGTTGGACTCGCTGTTCTGGCTTACGGCCTCGCGTATGGATTCATGAGTGTCCTCAACCTCGAACTGGCAGAAGGCTACCTCCTCAACATGGGAGGGGTGATGTAA
- a CDS encoding tripartite tricarboxylate transporter permease, whose protein sequence is MAIVEGLTQAIDIITSGQTPLWILLGVLLGIFFGALPGIGATLGMAIVLPLTLPLGGADAIILLISIYSGAMYGGSIPAILVNVPGTAGDAATTFEGYPLARKGRAIDALTVSALSSAIGGVLAVIALIAISPVMVELVLLFGSPQYFLMAILGLSMITVITQGSTVKGITAGAFGLLLATVGVAPSVPIQRYTFDRLALYDGLNYVAILIGLFAIAEMISLSEEEQVAQSETGLEGSVFSGIRKTITYWVTLLKSAFLGLVIGAVPGSGASISNFIAYGEAMRSSKTPEKFGNGTEEGIVATDSANNGTVAGSLIPTLSFGIPGSGSTAVLLGGLIMHGLRPGPDLFTSQIGITYSVFLALLFGNLIILFVGLIVVPRTGYLTQVDTDLIIPVIVVLSSLGALALRNNWVDVWTIIVLGMVGYFMKKYNYSIIAFVLGAILGPIAEENLYRSLSISGGSFSIFLTDPLSLVLVVLTIVILAGPYLKTKIAEIRAGTT, encoded by the coding sequence GTGGCCATCGTCGAAGGACTGACGCAGGCAATCGACATTATTACGTCAGGACAGACGCCATTGTGGATACTACTCGGTGTGTTATTGGGTATCTTCTTCGGGGCACTCCCCGGTATTGGAGCGACGCTTGGGATGGCTATCGTTCTTCCACTCACGTTACCGCTCGGCGGAGCGGATGCAATCATTCTGCTCATCAGTATCTACAGTGGTGCGATGTATGGCGGTAGCATTCCAGCGATACTCGTCAACGTCCCCGGCACAGCAGGTGATGCAGCAACGACGTTCGAAGGGTATCCATTAGCGAGGAAGGGACGAGCAATCGACGCCCTCACGGTATCTGCGCTATCGTCGGCAATCGGAGGCGTCCTCGCGGTTATCGCACTCATCGCTATCTCGCCGGTGATGGTCGAACTCGTATTGTTGTTCGGGTCACCACAGTACTTCCTGATGGCGATTCTCGGCCTGTCGATGATTACGGTCATCACGCAGGGTTCGACTGTCAAAGGTATCACGGCGGGGGCATTCGGCCTGCTACTAGCGACTGTCGGCGTCGCGCCATCCGTGCCGATACAACGGTATACGTTCGACCGGTTGGCGCTCTACGATGGTCTGAACTACGTTGCGATTCTCATCGGACTGTTCGCCATCGCGGAGATGATTAGTCTCTCCGAAGAAGAGCAGGTCGCACAGTCCGAGACTGGACTGGAAGGAAGCGTGTTCTCCGGTATTCGGAAGACGATCACGTACTGGGTGACGCTCCTGAAGTCGGCATTCCTCGGACTCGTCATCGGGGCCGTGCCGGGGTCCGGTGCATCAATTTCGAACTTCATCGCGTACGGTGAGGCGATGCGGTCTTCGAAGACGCCAGAGAAGTTCGGGAACGGGACCGAAGAGGGAATCGTCGCTACCGACTCGGCAAACAACGGGACCGTGGCTGGGTCGCTCATTCCGACGCTCTCGTTCGGTATCCCCGGAAGTGGGTCGACGGCCGTCCTCCTCGGTGGATTGATAATGCACGGACTACGACCGGGGCCAGACCTGTTCACGTCACAGATTGGAATTACGTACAGTGTCTTCCTCGCGCTGTTGTTCGGGAATCTCATCATCCTCTTCGTCGGCCTCATAGTTGTGCCACGAACGGGCTATCTGACGCAAGTGGATACGGACCTCATCATTCCAGTCATCGTCGTTCTCTCGTCGCTCGGCGCGCTCGCGCTCCGCAACAACTGGGTGGACGTTTGGACGATTATCGTGCTCGGCATGGTGGGGTACTTCATGAAGAAGTATAACTATTCGATTATCGCGTTCGTTCTTGGCGCGATTCTCGGCCCGATTGCTGAGGAGAACCTCTATCGGTCGTTGTCGATTTCGGGAGGATCGTTCTCCATTTTCCTGACTGACCCGCTTTCGTTGGTGTTGGTCGTGTTGACTATCGTAATACTGGCTGGTCCGTATCTCAAGACGAAGATTGCGGAGATTCGGGCGGGAACGACGTAG
- a CDS encoding Bug family tripartite tricarboxylate transporter substrate binding protein, whose translation MSGKPNRREFLKYAGTASAATTFGLTGYARGQETTTESGEETTEGGQETTFTPVDQNYPESGQTITYIVPFSEGGGTDTYARQIMPVAAEELGGVNVQISNVPGGASLRGTGRIVNAEGDGYTMGAFNPPSTPLSYLVFEPNYDLTNVEGICSYARTPYVIIANADANVENMDDLIGRYESGEFQAFGGCQARGGLNHVASLVMKNQYGMQWQNYVGYDGCAPAAQAVASGEIPASIGSDLAVEGTVNSGRANVVAVLMSGGSGVFPDVAPVTEQGYENIDYIGGLNRCMWFPPGTDEGKVNRMANAVQAATQSEQVQQWSEESGNLVEFNGPEYANQLLQDTLEILPEQVDIEQIREEATG comes from the coding sequence ATGTCGGGCAAGCCGAACAGACGAGAGTTCCTCAAATACGCAGGCACGGCATCCGCGGCGACGACGTTTGGGTTGACGGGGTATGCACGGGGACAAGAAACGACTACCGAATCGGGCGAAGAAACAACTGAAGGCGGCCAAGAGACGACATTCACGCCAGTCGATCAGAACTATCCGGAGTCCGGGCAGACGATTACGTACATCGTCCCGTTCAGCGAAGGCGGGGGGACAGACACCTATGCCCGCCAAATCATGCCGGTGGCGGCAGAAGAACTCGGCGGAGTGAACGTCCAAATCAGCAACGTTCCCGGCGGAGCGTCGTTGCGTGGAACGGGCAGAATCGTGAACGCGGAAGGTGACGGCTACACGATGGGGGCCTTCAACCCACCATCGACACCATTGTCGTACCTCGTGTTCGAACCAAACTACGACCTGACCAACGTCGAAGGCATCTGTTCGTACGCTCGAACGCCGTACGTCATCATCGCAAACGCGGACGCGAACGTCGAGAACATGGACGACCTCATCGGACGCTACGAAAGCGGCGAGTTCCAAGCGTTCGGCGGCTGTCAAGCCAGAGGTGGCCTGAACCACGTCGCCTCGCTCGTGATGAAAAACCAGTACGGGATGCAGTGGCAGAACTACGTCGGCTACGACGGCTGTGCCCCAGCAGCACAAGCGGTCGCCTCCGGGGAGATTCCGGCGTCCATCGGTTCAGACTTAGCAGTCGAAGGCACTGTCAACTCCGGTCGGGCAAACGTCGTCGCTGTGCTGATGAGCGGCGGGAGCGGCGTCTTCCCGGACGTTGCACCCGTCACCGAGCAGGGCTATGAGAACATCGACTACATCGGGGGACTCAACCGCTGTATGTGGTTCCCACCAGGCACCGACGAGGGGAAAGTCAATCGGATGGCAAACGCCGTCCAAGCGGCGACCCAGTCCGAGCAAGTCCAGCAATGGTCCGAAGAGTCAGGTAACCTCGTCGAGTTCAACGGGCCGGAGTACGCGAACCAACTGCTTCAAGATACGTTGGAGATACTCCCGGAGCAAGTCGACATCGAACAGATCCGCGAAGAGGCCACCGGGTAA
- a CDS encoding helix-turn-helix domain-containing protein, with product MRELVFALEYTPGTNAVADILTSNPETKIRSLSCHVSAENLWRVDYVTGGQSALDELTETVTNAEYYTDCLARRDCEADWETQVIDRTDDALVLYSYWSRTPSCTSIPHLALDHFGNGLIFQTTWVGHRYEWRIIAPDDTSYHAFRDAIENEIDDTTGVTFVRVGDADDATPDDATPDDGDSSLTPEQDAAMRAAVEHGYYRTPREIETYELAEKLGIPGSTLSYRLRRAEAQLAENYATEHSPPANLSPPDT from the coding sequence ATGCGTGAACTCGTCTTCGCTCTTGAATACACGCCGGGCACCAACGCCGTAGCCGACATCCTCACCTCGAACCCGGAGACGAAGATTCGTTCCCTCTCCTGCCACGTCTCCGCCGAAAATCTCTGGCGCGTCGATTACGTCACCGGTGGGCAAAGCGCACTCGACGAACTCACCGAAACCGTCACCAACGCCGAATACTACACGGACTGTCTGGCCCGCCGTGACTGCGAAGCCGACTGGGAAACCCAAGTCATCGACCGGACCGACGACGCACTCGTCCTCTACTCCTACTGGTCACGCACACCTTCCTGTACCTCCATTCCCCACCTCGCACTCGACCACTTCGGCAACGGTCTCATCTTCCAAACGACGTGGGTCGGACACCGCTACGAGTGGCGTATCATCGCGCCCGACGACACTTCCTACCACGCCTTCCGCGACGCCATCGAGAACGAAATCGACGACACCACCGGTGTCACATTCGTCCGGGTCGGCGACGCGGACGACGCCACCCCGGACGACGCCACCCCGGACGACGGCGACTCTTCGCTGACACCTGAACAGGATGCCGCTATGCGGGCCGCCGTCGAACACGGCTACTACCGGACGCCCCGCGAAATCGAAACCTACGAACTCGCCGAGAAACTCGGTATTCCGGGCTCGACGCTCTCATACCGACTCCGCCGTGCTGAAGCGCAACTGGCCGAAAACTACGCTACCGAACACTCACCGCCCGCCAATCTCTCCCCACCCGACACCTAG
- a CDS encoding heavy metal translocating P-type ATPase, which produces MSTNAPGSEDFESRTVKLDVPGMDCPSCAEKIVNSVSERDGVVSVEPQVMTGTVHIEYLPEKVAVDSLVEHVQAAGYDVESRDDLRTERFDVPTMDCASCAGKIENALDAIAGIQERETIPTTGTVIVTYDPEQTSLADLATTIESAGYAVEETATDTAEEDLVEGNRARDVWWSPRALKTWLGGGLLLVGLALEFLFSGFDVTLTTFLGREFAAAELFYLVGALVSGEQILRNGYYSARTRSLDIDLLMSLGILGAITASVVFGESLYLEAGMLAVLFSIAELMEEYAMDRARSSLRELVDLSPTTATVRRDGEETTVPVEELRVGDRVIVRPGDRIPADGTVVEGESAVNQAPITGESVPVDKTDGDEVYAGTINEEGYLEVEVTTAAEDSTLARIIELVEDAQRDKTDHEQFVDRFAGQYTPVVVTLAVLTAAVPPLLIDGAVSLGLGGQTFVFAGDWATWFKRGLALLVLACPCALVISTPVSVVSGITSAAKNGVLIKGGTHLESVGTVKAVAFDKTGTLTHGELTVTDVVPANGESRASVLSVAASLEARSEHPIAEAIVEAADETDVETNDVSAFESLTGKGVRADLDGETYFAGKPALFEELGLLLDTVRVASDGGVAVEDSSSHDTPDAGDETIKDLQADGKTVILVGTVDRIVGVVAVADEVRPEAKRAVERLHDLGVEHVVMLTGDNEVTARAVGEAAGVDEVRAALLPEEKAETVAELNEEFGGVIMVGDGINDAPALATATVGVAMGAAGTDTAVESADVALMGDDLSKLPYLYAMSGKANSVIRENIWVSVGVKALLAVGVPFGLVNVAVAVIVGDMGMSLGVTTNALRLARIKPDSFE; this is translated from the coding sequence ATGAGTACGAACGCACCCGGTTCGGAGGACTTCGAATCCCGGACCGTGAAACTCGACGTGCCAGGGATGGACTGTCCCTCATGCGCGGAGAAGATAGTCAACAGCGTCTCCGAACGTGACGGCGTCGTCTCGGTCGAACCGCAGGTGATGACCGGCACCGTTCATATCGAGTATCTTCCCGAGAAAGTCGCGGTGGATTCGCTCGTCGAACACGTGCAGGCCGCTGGCTACGATGTCGAATCACGCGACGACCTCCGGACCGAACGGTTCGACGTGCCTACGATGGACTGTGCGTCCTGTGCAGGCAAGATTGAGAACGCACTCGACGCAATCGCTGGGATTCAGGAACGCGAGACGATCCCGACGACCGGCACCGTCATCGTCACCTACGACCCCGAACAGACTTCTCTCGCCGACCTCGCCACCACAATCGAGAGTGCGGGCTACGCCGTCGAAGAGACTGCCACTGACACAGCAGAGGAAGACCTCGTGGAGGGGAACCGGGCACGAGACGTGTGGTGGAGTCCGCGCGCGCTCAAGACGTGGCTCGGTGGGGGTTTACTACTCGTCGGCCTCGCACTGGAGTTCCTGTTCTCGGGGTTCGACGTGACGCTCACCACGTTCCTCGGGCGAGAGTTCGCCGCCGCCGAGTTGTTCTACTTAGTCGGCGCACTGGTTAGCGGCGAGCAAATCCTCCGGAACGGCTACTACTCCGCCCGTACGCGGTCATTAGACATCGACCTGCTGATGAGTCTCGGTATTCTCGGCGCGATCACTGCCAGCGTCGTCTTCGGTGAATCACTTTATCTCGAAGCCGGGATGCTCGCCGTGCTGTTCAGCATCGCCGAGTTGATGGAGGAGTACGCAATGGATCGCGCCCGCTCCTCGCTCCGCGAACTGGTGGACCTTTCGCCGACGACCGCAACTGTTCGCAGGGATGGTGAGGAGACGACCGTCCCAGTGGAGGAACTGCGCGTCGGTGACCGCGTCATCGTGCGTCCCGGCGACCGCATCCCCGCCGATGGCACGGTCGTCGAGGGCGAAAGCGCGGTCAATCAGGCACCGATCACGGGCGAGAGCGTACCCGTGGACAAGACGGACGGCGACGAGGTGTACGCCGGAACCATCAACGAGGAAGGCTATCTCGAAGTGGAGGTTACGACGGCGGCTGAAGACAGCACGCTCGCCCGAATTATCGAACTGGTCGAAGACGCACAGCGCGACAAGACCGACCACGAACAGTTCGTGGACCGCTTCGCTGGTCAGTACACACCGGTAGTGGTCACGCTGGCGGTCCTCACTGCTGCAGTACCGCCACTCCTCATCGACGGTGCGGTGTCGCTCGGCCTCGGTGGTCAGACGTTCGTGTTCGCTGGCGACTGGGCGACGTGGTTCAAGCGCGGACTGGCACTCCTCGTGCTCGCCTGTCCGTGTGCGCTGGTCATCAGCACGCCTGTCAGCGTCGTCTCCGGCATCACGAGTGCCGCGAAGAATGGTGTCCTGATCAAGGGTGGCACGCACCTCGAATCAGTTGGGACGGTGAAGGCCGTTGCATTCGACAAGACGGGGACGCTCACACATGGCGAACTCACAGTCACCGACGTCGTGCCCGCGAATGGTGAGTCCCGAGCGTCGGTGCTATCCGTTGCGGCGAGTCTGGAGGCGCGCAGCGAACACCCTATCGCGGAAGCAATAGTGGAGGCCGCCGATGAGACGGATGTCGAGACCAACGATGTCTCCGCGTTCGAGAGCCTGACTGGAAAGGGTGTGCGGGCTGACTTGGACGGTGAGACGTACTTCGCAGGGAAGCCCGCGCTGTTTGAAGAACTGGGTCTCTTGCTCGACACCGTCCGTGTCGCGTCCGATGGTGGCGTTGCAGTCGAAGATTCCAGCAGTCACGATACCCCCGATGCTGGTGATGAGACGATTAAAGACTTGCAGGCCGACGGGAAGACCGTCATTCTCGTCGGAACGGTGGATCGAATCGTGGGTGTCGTCGCGGTGGCAGACGAGGTTCGCCCGGAGGCGAAGCGGGCGGTCGAACGACTACACGATCTCGGTGTCGAGCATGTCGTGATGCTGACCGGCGACAACGAGGTGACGGCACGAGCGGTCGGTGAGGCAGCAGGGGTCGATGAGGTACGGGCTGCGTTGCTGCCCGAGGAGAAGGCCGAGACTGTGGCCGAACTCAACGAAGAGTTCGGCGGTGTAATCATGGTTGGTGATGGCATCAACGACGCGCCGGCACTTGCGACGGCAACAGTCGGAGTAGCGATGGGTGCGGCGGGGACGGACACGGCGGTCGAGTCGGCGGATGTCGCGCTAATGGGTGACGATTTGTCGAAACTACCGTATCTCTACGCAATGTCGGGGAAAGCGAACAGTGTCATTCGGGAGAACATCTGGGTGAGTGTCGGCGTCAAAGCACTGTTGGCGGTGGGCGTCCCCTTCGGGTTGGTTAACGTCGCCGTCGCCGTCATCGTAGGCGACATGGGGATGAGCCTTGGCGTGACAACGAACGCACTCCGACTGGCGAGAATCAAGCCCGACAGTTTCGAGTAG
- a CDS encoding Zn-dependent oxidoreductase, translated as MSQKDSSREVVCTLTEEQERERSKEVQSRLVSHYLGFEETEDGLAVRFDGTDESLLAVAQFTSSELQCCAFAEYEITVTPPYEETVLTITGPEGTRQLFRDGLVDRLDAESA; from the coding sequence ATGAGTCAGAAAGACTCCTCGCGGGAGGTTGTATGTACGCTGACCGAAGAACAGGAGCGAGAGCGGAGTAAGGAAGTCCAGTCTCGACTTGTCTCCCACTACCTCGGATTCGAGGAGACTGAAGATGGTCTGGCCGTTCGGTTCGATGGAACTGACGAATCGCTTCTCGCGGTTGCGCAGTTCACGTCCTCGGAATTGCAGTGTTGTGCGTTCGCTGAGTACGAGATAACGGTCACACCGCCGTACGAGGAAACTGTGTTGACCATCACTGGCCCAGAGGGAACTCGACAGCTGTTCCGCGATGGACTGGTCGACCGACTAGACGCCGAGTCTGCGTAG
- the merB gene encoding organomercurial lyase — protein sequence MADNMSRFFDESIETFDDMISAFRTVVDGDGIAVDELCHVEGETPHSAKTADETYYFRCFYDGIALAHLVDEPVEIQTNTPTNTLIQLQVSPGSKINVTPPDAVMSFGIATDHEVPADDDPTAQDVYGAVCPYVKAFQTRADYERWAADVAATTVGIPLDSSMPIAAALTASSPTEAAE from the coding sequence ATGGCAGACAACATGAGTCGGTTCTTCGACGAATCGATCGAGACGTTCGACGATATGATTTCGGCGTTCCGGACCGTGGTCGATGGAGATGGAATCGCCGTCGATGAACTCTGTCACGTCGAGGGGGAAACACCACACTCCGCGAAGACGGCCGACGAGACGTACTACTTCCGGTGCTTCTACGACGGTATCGCCTTGGCGCATCTCGTGGACGAACCGGTCGAAATCCAGACGAACACTCCCACGAATACTTTGATCCAGCTGCAAGTCTCCCCGGGGAGCAAGATCAACGTCACGCCACCGGATGCGGTCATGTCCTTCGGTATAGCTACTGACCACGAGGTCCCTGCTGACGATGATCCGACTGCACAGGACGTCTACGGGGCCGTCTGTCCGTACGTGAAGGCGTTCCAAACTCGTGCGGACTACGAACGCTGGGCGGCAGACGTGGCTGCCACAACGGTCGGAATCCCGCTCGACTCGAGCATGCCTATCGCCGCTGCCCTGACGGCGTCGTCCCCGACGGAGGCTGCAGAATGA